Proteins encoded within one genomic window of Mesobacillus subterraneus:
- a CDS encoding globin-coupled sensor protein yields the protein MLLLKKKSQVNQLFNAIGEYEKKVVLDTSFHKDLANQLSIIGLTTRDLAIAKLIQSFIAEHLETITENYYKEIRKEASLLKIIDDNSSVDRLKQTLTRHIYEMFDGKIDRDFVQQRNTIAHVHVRIGLKTKWYMGAFQSLFATFVSILKNYVTDKEELLEAINVVSKILNLEQQLVLEAYEEEVERIKQEEQRKKQIGERVAATAQELSAVTEETSASVTTLTEKTRMMVDLATLGVQSAEKVQNRSSQGKEGIDLQQVQMQNIMHHMSSITNEIKDLKSISQEIDEVVKLVKGIAEQTNLLALNASIESARAGEHGKGFAVVANEVKKLAEQTKASVVNVSELIKKTNGQIENVTSKSIEVNELVKSGSNKMDQITDFFNRILEEVDKSKQQSQRIEAELDSFSKYFEEIDRAVDHLAITTDNLTQITQDL from the coding sequence ATGTTGTTACTTAAGAAAAAAAGTCAGGTTAATCAGCTTTTTAATGCTATCGGAGAATATGAAAAAAAAGTGGTGCTGGATACTTCTTTTCACAAAGATCTTGCTAACCAGCTTTCTATTATTGGTTTGACAACAAGGGATCTGGCGATTGCGAAACTGATTCAGTCTTTTATTGCGGAGCATCTGGAAACCATCACGGAAAATTACTATAAGGAAATTCGCAAGGAAGCAAGCCTTTTGAAAATCATTGATGATAACAGCAGTGTCGATAGGCTGAAACAGACGCTGACGAGGCATATCTATGAAATGTTTGATGGGAAAATCGATCGTGACTTTGTGCAGCAAAGAAACACGATTGCGCATGTGCACGTTAGAATCGGACTGAAAACCAAGTGGTATATGGGAGCATTCCAGAGTCTTTTCGCAACTTTTGTTTCGATCCTGAAAAATTACGTCACCGATAAAGAAGAACTTCTGGAAGCCATAAATGTTGTCTCGAAAATCCTCAACCTCGAGCAGCAGCTCGTCCTTGAGGCGTATGAGGAAGAAGTGGAAAGAATCAAGCAGGAAGAGCAGCGCAAGAAGCAGATTGGCGAACGGGTGGCCGCTACAGCCCAGGAATTATCTGCTGTGACGGAAGAAACGAGTGCTTCTGTTACGACGCTTACGGAAAAAACAAGAATGATGGTCGATCTGGCTACTTTGGGCGTCCAATCAGCTGAGAAAGTGCAGAACCGTTCAAGCCAAGGAAAGGAAGGCATCGACCTTCAGCAAGTACAGATGCAAAATATTATGCACCATATGTCCTCCATCACCAATGAAATCAAGGATTTAAAGAGTATCTCTCAGGAAATCGACGAAGTGGTCAAACTCGTGAAGGGAATTGCTGAGCAGACAAATCTGCTTGCTCTGAATGCTTCGATTGAGTCAGCGCGAGCAGGGGAGCATGGCAAAGGGTTTGCTGTCGTGGCCAATGAAGTGAAAAAACTGGCAGAGCAGACGAAGGCTTCTGTCGTCAATGTAAGTGAACTGATCAAGAAAACGAATGGACAAATTGAAAATGTGACCTCCAAGTCAATAGAGGTCAACGAACTGGTAAAGAGCGGCTCGAATAAAATGGATCAAATCACTGACTTCTTCAACAGGATTCTCGAAGAAGTGGATAAGAGCAAACAGCAGAGCCAGCGAATAGAAGCTGAACTCGATTCCTTCTCAAAATACTTCGAAGAAATCGACCGGGCAGTCGACCATCTGGCCATCACAACAGACAATCTAACGCAAATTACGCAGGATTTGTAA
- a CDS encoding IS3 family transposase (programmed frameshift), whose product MSKRTYSFQDKIKIVEALKKGSHSISELKFIYKVNDHAIYDWVYRYEKYGAEGLKKSSTWKRYSKELKLAAVQDYLSGDYSQNDVIRKYEISCRRVLQKWINKYNSHRELKDTSKGRTNTMTRRNTTINERKEIVLYCLENGKDYQKAAETFKVSYQQAYQWVKKYEDGGEEALRDKRGRKKEEVELSPEQKMKLEMKRLASENERLRAENLFPKKVRGDRKEAKISQIRLEEKYIAIKELHEEEGFSFVMLCEIAGLARSAYYKWLKRTPSKRECQNVMLVEEMKALHEEVKGIYGYRRITMTLNRRLNKSFNEKRIYRLMKIVGIQSVIRKKKNRYKKSTPQHVAENVLDRNFQAESPNEKWVTDVTEFKYGEAKKAYLSAIKDLHDGAIVSYVFGHSNNNKLVFDTLDHYYYLLNGDRPLIHSDRGFQYTHFGFKQRIDQAQMTQSMSRVGRCIDNGPMESFWGSLKSEKYYMEKYKTFEELSAAIDEYIYFYNHERYQKRLNGLSPLEFRAKAA is encoded by the exons ATGTCAAAAAGGACATATTCATTCCAAGATAAAATCAAGATTGTAGAGGCGTTAAAAAAGGGTAGCCATTCTATTTCAGAGCTGAAGTTTATATACAAAGTAAATGATCATGCAATTTATGATTGGGTCTACAGGTATGAAAAATACGGAGCAGAAGGATTAAAGAAGTCTTCTACCTGGAAGAGGTATTCTAAGGAACTTAAGCTGGCGGCTGTACAGGACTATCTTAGTGGGGACTACTCTCAAAATGATGTTATCAGAAAGTATGAAATCTCATGTAGACGCGTCCTCCAGAAATGGATTAACAAGTATAATAGTCATAGAGAATTAAAGGACACTTCCAAAGGAAGGACAAACACTATGACTAGAAGAAACACTACCATAAATGAACGAAAAGAGATTGTGCTCTATTGCCTTGAGAACGGCAAGGATTATCAGAAGGCAGCTGAGACCTTTAAGGTCTCTTACCAACAAGCATATCAATGGGTTAAAAAGTATGAGGATGGCGGCGAAGAAGCCCTTCGGGATAAGCGAGGGAGGAAAAAGGAAGAAGTTGAACTCTCCCCAGAACAGAAGATGAAATTGGAGATGAAGAGGCTTGCGAGCGAAAATGAGCGATTACGCGCAGAGAACTTATTCC CTAAAAAAGTTAGAGGAGATCGAAAGGAGGCGAAGATAAGCCAGATACGCCTTGAGGAGAAATATATCGCTATCAAGGAACTACACGAAGAAGAAGGATTCTCTTTCGTTATGCTTTGTGAAATTGCGGGGTTGGCCAGGTCTGCATATTATAAATGGCTGAAGCGAACACCTTCCAAGCGTGAATGTCAAAATGTGATGCTTGTAGAAGAAATGAAGGCTCTCCATGAGGAGGTTAAAGGAATCTACGGCTACCGCAGGATTACGATGACTTTGAATAGAAGGTTGAACAAGAGCTTCAATGAAAAGCGAATCTATAGGCTGATGAAGATTGTCGGCATTCAAAGCGTTATTCGGAAAAAGAAAAATCGCTATAAAAAGTCAACCCCTCAACACGTCGCAGAAAACGTGTTAGACCGTAATTTCCAAGCCGAAAGTCCAAATGAGAAATGGGTAACTGATGTGACTGAGTTCAAGTATGGAGAAGCAAAAAAGGCTTATTTGAGTGCAATTAAAGACTTACATGATGGAGCCATCGTTAGTTACGTATTTGGACATTCCAACAACAATAAACTGGTATTTGATACGCTGGATCACTACTACTACCTACTGAATGGTGACCGCCCACTTATACATAGCGACAGGGGCTTTCAGTATACCCATTTTGGATTTAAACAAAGAATAGATCAAGCACAGATGACTCAAAGTATGTCCCGAGTCGGAAGATGTATTGACAATGGTCCAATGGAATCCTTTTGGGGATCACTGAAAAGCGAGAAATATTACATGGAGAAATATAAGACCTTTGAAGAGCTTTCTGCGGCGATTGATGAGTACATATACTTTTATAATCATGAACGTTACCAAAAAAGATTAAACGGCCTTAGCCCCCTAGAATTCAGGGCTAAAGCCGCTTAG
- a CDS encoding UDP-glucose dehydrogenase family protein, with protein MKIAVAGTGYVGLITGVCLAEMGYDVVCSDIREDKVLLLQSGCAPIYEPGIHSLLRRNLDAGRLLFTADPEIAYKNADIIFIAVGTPENPDGTANLDHVYEAAYTIGLCIEKDSIICTKSTVPVGTNERIKEIIQSVKPAHLEVQTVSTPEFLREGSAIYDFFHGDRIIIGTDSEEAAKIVEQIFLPLKIPLVKTDPRSAEMIKYASNAFLATKISFINEIAAICDKVGANIEEVAFGIGRDRRIGPQFLQAGIGYGGSCFPKDTKALVQIAGHVEHQFELLEAVIKVNNRQQILAVQKAKEMFGSLEGMRVAVLGLAFKPDTDDIREASSLTIIEALLAEGASVIAYDPVAIPNARKVFGEALEFTADIQTAISGAELALITTEWDHIKYLPLEKYVQFMKNPVIFDGRNCYSLMEVSNHPITYISIGRPPLHPKKAQKPARKNSNMEGRYDETFTSILPD; from the coding sequence ATGAAGATTGCTGTTGCTGGAACTGGGTATGTTGGACTGATTACTGGTGTTTGCCTTGCTGAGATGGGCTATGATGTCGTCTGCTCGGATATTCGTGAAGATAAGGTCCTCCTGCTTCAATCTGGATGTGCACCAATCTATGAACCTGGGATCCATTCATTGCTAAGGAGGAACCTGGATGCTGGCCGCCTCCTTTTCACAGCAGACCCTGAAATCGCCTATAAAAATGCCGACATCATTTTTATCGCGGTAGGGACTCCGGAAAATCCAGATGGTACAGCAAACCTTGATCATGTCTACGAAGCAGCCTACACCATCGGGCTTTGTATTGAAAAGGACTCGATCATTTGTACGAAAAGCACTGTACCTGTGGGCACAAACGAGCGGATCAAAGAAATCATCCAAAGTGTTAAACCCGCCCACCTTGAAGTTCAAACGGTCTCGACTCCAGAATTCCTGCGTGAAGGCAGTGCCATCTATGATTTTTTCCATGGTGACCGCATCATCATTGGCACAGATTCTGAGGAGGCAGCCAAGATCGTCGAGCAAATCTTCCTGCCGCTTAAAATCCCTCTCGTCAAAACGGATCCGAGAAGTGCTGAAATGATTAAATATGCGTCTAACGCATTTCTGGCGACAAAGATCAGTTTCATCAATGAAATTGCTGCCATTTGTGATAAAGTTGGCGCCAATATTGAAGAAGTTGCTTTCGGGATAGGAAGAGACAGGCGGATTGGCCCCCAATTCCTCCAGGCTGGCATCGGATACGGCGGATCTTGTTTTCCAAAAGACACAAAAGCGCTTGTTCAAATTGCCGGCCATGTCGAGCACCAGTTTGAACTGCTCGAAGCGGTCATTAAAGTCAATAATCGCCAGCAAATATTGGCCGTACAGAAAGCTAAGGAAATGTTCGGCTCACTTGAAGGGATGAGAGTAGCAGTTTTGGGGCTTGCCTTTAAGCCTGATACCGACGATATCCGTGAAGCCTCCTCACTCACGATCATCGAGGCATTGCTTGCGGAAGGTGCTTCTGTCATCGCCTATGACCCGGTTGCCATTCCAAATGCCAGGAAAGTTTTTGGAGAAGCTCTCGAATTTACGGCGGATATCCAAACAGCCATTTCCGGGGCTGAACTTGCGCTGATCACCACCGAATGGGATCATATCAAGTACCTCCCGCTGGAAAAATACGTGCAATTCATGAAGAATCCGGTCATTTTTGATGGGCGCAATTGTTACTCACTCATGGAGGTCAGCAACCATCCTATCACCTATATTTCAATCGGCAGGCCGCCGCTTCATCCAAAAAAAGCACAAAAGCCCGCAAGGAAGAATTCAAACATGGAAGGAAGGTACGATGAAACTTTTACTAGTATTCTACCAGACTGA
- a CDS encoding phosphatase PAP2 family protein, whose protein sequence is MKLLLVFYQTDQWIFRGINRHYHNRLLNAFFRNITHAGGARFTISAILLMIFLSAGELRQTAVASAIALTLSHLPVHLMKKWYPRKRPYISLENAFFPANPLEDHSFPSGHTTAIFSLVLPFVIYAPALAAVLLPLAVTVAISRVYLGLHYPTDIFAGSLLGSVAGILSYSFFV, encoded by the coding sequence ATGAAACTTTTACTAGTATTCTACCAGACTGACCAATGGATTTTCCGGGGAATCAACCGTCATTACCATAACAGACTATTGAATGCCTTCTTCCGTAATATCACCCATGCGGGCGGTGCCAGGTTCACGATTTCAGCCATCCTTCTGATGATTTTTTTATCAGCAGGCGAACTAAGACAGACAGCTGTTGCAAGCGCCATCGCTTTAACACTCAGCCATTTGCCCGTTCATCTCATGAAAAAATGGTATCCGAGAAAGAGGCCTTATATCAGCCTTGAGAATGCCTTTTTCCCAGCAAACCCGCTCGAAGACCATTCATTTCCTTCTGGACATACGACGGCGATTTTCTCTTTGGTGCTGCCTTTTGTTATATATGCGCCAGCCTTGGCTGCTGTTTTGCTTCCTTTGGCCGTGACTGTCGCAATTTCGAGAGTCTATCTCGGTTTGCACTATCCAACTGATATTTTTGCAGGTTCCCTGCTTGGAAGTGTGGCGGGGATTCTCAGTTACTCGTTCTTTGTCTGA
- a CDS encoding GGDEF domain-containing protein, with translation MQVTIGEIAEQVIVVTPSTKCEDVYTIFKEKPAIEGVVVCSDDRPIGLVTKTTFYQKLSTQYGFDLFMKRTIDLVMIPDPLIVDHSVPITETSAQAMDRAQEHLYDYVIVTKEDRLIGIVSIRNLLMKLAEEQISIARYSNPLTGLPGNFEIKNALKTAIDYEKYTILYIDINLFKAFNDTFGFKLGDEVIQYTATILKETVLLRGSTFESFIGHIGGDDFIAILPHHEFKIICQSLINRFEQFTHQFYTEEELEQGYIHGISRMGVLENIPLVGLSIAVIQNTHKQYNTIEDISLEAARIKKRCKSLRRSVFLTSEKKVSESFPQH, from the coding sequence ATGCAAGTGACGATCGGAGAGATCGCAGAGCAAGTAATTGTCGTTACTCCTTCAACTAAATGTGAAGACGTTTATACAATTTTCAAGGAAAAACCAGCAATCGAAGGGGTTGTTGTCTGTTCGGATGACCGTCCGATCGGGCTGGTGACGAAAACAACATTCTATCAGAAACTATCAACTCAGTATGGGTTCGATCTCTTCATGAAAAGGACAATTGATCTTGTCATGATTCCTGATCCCTTGATTGTCGATCATTCCGTCCCGATTACTGAAACGAGTGCCCAGGCAATGGATCGTGCTCAGGAACATCTTTACGACTATGTCATCGTCACAAAAGAAGACCGTCTGATCGGAATCGTCAGCATCCGGAATCTACTGATGAAACTGGCTGAGGAGCAAATCAGCATTGCCCGCTATTCCAATCCGCTGACTGGCTTGCCGGGTAATTTTGAAATAAAGAATGCACTCAAGACAGCCATTGACTATGAAAAATATACCATTCTATATATAGACATCAATCTATTCAAGGCGTTCAATGATACATTTGGGTTCAAGCTTGGCGACGAAGTGATCCAATATACGGCGACAATCCTCAAAGAAACAGTGCTTCTGAGAGGCTCAACCTTTGAATCTTTCATTGGACATATCGGCGGGGATGATTTCATTGCCATTCTTCCCCATCATGAATTCAAGATCATTTGCCAGTCTCTCATAAACAGATTCGAACAGTTCACCCATCAATTTTACACCGAAGAAGAACTTGAGCAAGGATACATACATGGAATCAGCCGAATGGGTGTTCTGGAAAACATTCCGCTTGTCGGATTATCCATCGCCGTGATCCAAAACACACACAAACAGTACAATACAATAGAAGATATCAGCCTAGAAGCAGCCCGCATCAAAAAACGCTGCAAATCACTCCGCAGAAGCGTCTTCCTTACGAGCGAAAAAAAGGTTTCTGAGAGTTTTCCTCAACATTGA
- a CDS encoding YtoQ family protein, with protein sequence MELTVYLVGQIHDDWRDQVAKKAKAMNLPLVFVGPQTDHDRSDNIGEDILGEQPGNVYKDDAASDINNFRTQVLMQKSDIVIALFGEKYKQWNTAMDASAAITMNKPTIIVRPESLIHPLKELSNKANVTVETVEQALEVISYIYE encoded by the coding sequence ATGGAATTAACGGTTTATTTAGTAGGCCAGATTCATGATGATTGGCGAGATCAGGTGGCAAAAAAAGCGAAGGCAATGAACTTGCCTTTGGTCTTCGTCGGACCGCAGACAGACCATGACCGCTCGGACAATATTGGCGAGGACATCCTCGGAGAGCAGCCAGGCAATGTGTATAAGGACGACGCTGCATCGGATATAAACAACTTCAGGACACAGGTTTTAATGCAAAAATCGGATATCGTCATCGCCCTGTTCGGCGAAAAATACAAACAATGGAACACGGCGATGGATGCAAGCGCAGCCATCACGATGAACAAACCAACGATTATCGTCAGGCCAGAATCCTTGATTCATCCTTTGAAAGAGCTCTCCAATAAAGCAAATGTAACGGTAGAAACCGTTGAACAGGCATTGGAAGTTATCAGCTATATTTACGAATAA
- a CDS encoding serine hydrolase domain-containing protein: protein MKVSLRIVGLIILGICIFLFWSTSNNSLASTIDEKADEVQLNGTVLVAKGGAVLFQKAYGFENKEYNLLNTIETAFPIGSITKSFTATSILQLEETGQLSTNQYISDFIEDFPHGNDIIIHHLLTHSSGIPEFLKVVKNEQAYEPIQIITEMKKEELMQLPGEGFSYSNTNYLILANIIEKVTGQPYQNYIKEHIFEKADMKSSGFLDDGLTEYAEGYENMKKPSRTIDDSLKFGAGDIVSTAGDMLKYHRAIQDGTLLSEKATVKMQTGYVDSAPLGIVKYGYGWQVFDNKISFDKKMVMHSGGLPGHKAEFTRYIDDDVTIIILTNNQDKTKLRAISAEIAAFLFGKRFYNWQKFI, encoded by the coding sequence ATGAAGGTATCTTTGAGAATTGTAGGCCTGATCATTTTAGGTATTTGCATTTTTTTATTCTGGAGCACCTCGAACAATAGTCTTGCCAGTACCATTGATGAAAAGGCGGATGAGGTTCAACTGAATGGCACGGTCCTTGTCGCGAAAGGTGGCGCGGTTTTGTTCCAGAAGGCTTATGGCTTTGAAAATAAAGAATATAATCTTTTAAACACCATCGAGACTGCATTTCCGATCGGCTCCATCACGAAATCATTTACAGCCACCAGCATCCTCCAGCTTGAAGAAACAGGACAACTCTCCACAAACCAGTACATAAGTGATTTTATTGAAGATTTTCCTCACGGTAATGACATCATCATCCACCATTTACTCACCCACAGCTCGGGCATCCCTGAATTTTTAAAAGTGGTCAAAAACGAGCAGGCATACGAGCCCATTCAGATAATCACCGAGATGAAGAAGGAAGAATTGATGCAGCTGCCAGGCGAGGGGTTTTCCTACTCAAACACCAATTATCTGATTTTAGCTAACATCATTGAGAAAGTGACAGGGCAACCGTATCAGAATTATATTAAAGAGCATATTTTCGAAAAAGCCGATATGAAAAGCAGCGGATTCTTGGACGATGGATTAACGGAATATGCTGAAGGCTACGAAAATATGAAAAAACCATCGCGAACGATTGATGACAGTTTGAAGTTTGGTGCTGGCGATATTGTCAGTACGGCCGGCGACATGCTGAAGTATCACCGAGCGATTCAGGACGGTACATTGTTGAGTGAAAAGGCAACCGTGAAAATGCAGACAGGCTATGTAGATAGCGCTCCTTTGGGGATTGTAAAGTATGGGTACGGCTGGCAGGTTTTTGACAATAAAATCAGTTTTGATAAAAAAATGGTCATGCATTCAGGTGGCCTGCCAGGACATAAAGCCGAGTTCACTCGTTATATTGATGACGACGTCACGATTATTATTTTGACGAATAACCAAGACAAAACAAAGCTGCGGGCCATTTCCGCAGAGATTGCCGCATTCTTATTTGGTAAAAGGTTTTATAACTGGCAGAAGTTTATTTAA
- a CDS encoding hemolysin family protein, with protein sequence MGIEIVVLLVLIVLNAFFAASEIALISLNDNKIKLMAASGNKKAKMLHNLTAEPSRFLATIQIGITLAGFLASAFAAESFAGRMAVFLNDMGVPLSQGMLELISVITITLVLSYFTLVLGELVPKRLALQKAEPIAMFAAAPLTVLSKISSPFVKLLTLSTNGIVRLFGVDPNAESEHVTEEEIRMMVDVGREKGTIQDSEKVMINNIFEFDNKTVSDIMTHRTNIAALSADASLKEIVKVVNQEKYTRMPVYNGDMDHIIGILHTKDLIPFIDGLDPDEYNLRGMLREPSFVLESMRLDQLFRDMQKSNIHMAIVIDEYGGTDGIVTIEDLIEEIVGNIFDEYDEPELDVDEIEQIDQNHFIMAGTLNLYEVENRLKAELPRAEYDTLSGFILGQLGYIPGPNEQPEVEYEGIVFTVAEMNDRRIARVNVSMKDTASVTE encoded by the coding sequence TTGGGAATAGAGATAGTGGTGTTATTGGTTTTAATTGTATTGAATGCTTTTTTTGCTGCATCAGAGATTGCGTTAATTTCGTTGAATGATAATAAAATAAAATTGATGGCAGCCAGCGGAAATAAAAAAGCGAAAATGCTTCATAATTTAACCGCGGAACCAAGCAGGTTTTTGGCGACCATCCAGATTGGCATTACTCTGGCGGGATTCCTTGCGAGTGCGTTCGCAGCTGAAAGCTTTGCAGGCAGGATGGCAGTATTCCTGAACGATATGGGCGTCCCGCTTTCACAGGGGATGCTGGAATTGATTTCTGTCATCACGATTACGCTGGTGCTGTCTTATTTTACACTCGTGCTGGGAGAATTAGTCCCCAAGCGGCTTGCGCTTCAGAAAGCGGAACCGATTGCGATGTTTGCGGCTGCTCCTTTGACGGTGTTGTCCAAAATCTCCTCTCCATTCGTTAAGCTGTTAACGTTATCCACGAATGGAATTGTTCGACTGTTCGGGGTCGACCCGAATGCGGAGAGCGAACACGTGACAGAGGAAGAAATCCGCATGATGGTAGACGTCGGCAGGGAAAAAGGGACTATACAGGATTCAGAAAAGGTTATGATCAACAATATTTTTGAATTCGATAATAAAACGGTCTCTGATATCATGACCCATAGGACCAATATTGCCGCCCTTTCAGCTGATGCCAGCTTGAAAGAGATAGTGAAAGTTGTCAATCAGGAAAAGTACACCAGGATGCCAGTTTACAATGGAGACATGGATCATATCATTGGTATTCTTCATACGAAGGATTTAATCCCGTTCATTGATGGTCTGGATCCAGATGAGTATAATCTAAGAGGCATGCTGCGGGAACCAAGCTTTGTCCTGGAATCCATGAGGCTCGATCAATTGTTCAGAGATATGCAGAAGAGCAATATTCATATGGCGATTGTCATTGATGAATACGGCGGGACCGATGGGATTGTGACCATTGAGGATCTGATTGAGGAAATCGTCGGCAATATTTTTGATGAGTATGATGAACCGGAACTGGACGTCGACGAAATCGAACAAATAGATCAAAACCACTTTATCATGGCTGGCACCCTTAATTTGTATGAGGTAGAGAATAGACTCAAGGCAGAACTCCCAAGAGCAGAATATGATACGTTAAGCGGTTTTATCCTTGGTCAGCTTGGATATATTCCCGGTCCGAACGAACAGCCTGAGGTTGAATATGAGGGAATAGTGTTCACAGTTGCCGAAATGAATGACAGAAGGATCGCCCGTGTCAATGTGAGTATGAAAGATACAGCCTCAGTAACAGAATAA
- a CDS encoding TerC family protein: MELSILFEYGWVLLLLIALEGLLAADNALVLAIMVKHLPEEERKKALFYGLAGAFVFRFASLFIISFLVDVWQVQAIGALYLLFIAINHIVRKLYFKKVEDENNTAEKRKSGFWATVFKVELADIAFAVDSILAAVALAMTLPNTNLPEIGGMDGGKFLVIFAGGLIGLIIMRFAANLFVKLLQSRPGLEIAAFAIVGWVGVKLAVLTLGHKDIGIISYEFAHSVEWKLFFYTVLVGIAAAGWFMSKEKEQAQTAEKHTMDVQ; the protein is encoded by the coding sequence TTGGAACTGTCGATTTTATTTGAATACGGTTGGGTATTGCTGCTATTAATTGCTCTTGAAGGGTTGCTCGCAGCTGATAATGCATTGGTATTGGCGATTATGGTAAAGCATCTCCCGGAGGAAGAGCGGAAAAAGGCACTCTTTTATGGTTTGGCAGGCGCATTTGTTTTTCGCTTTGCTTCACTATTCATCATTTCTTTCTTGGTCGATGTCTGGCAGGTCCAGGCAATCGGAGCATTATATCTGCTGTTCATTGCAATTAATCATATCGTCAGGAAGCTCTATTTTAAAAAGGTCGAAGACGAAAATAACACTGCAGAGAAAAGGAAGTCTGGTTTCTGGGCAACTGTTTTCAAGGTAGAGTTGGCAGATATCGCTTTTGCGGTTGACTCGATTCTGGCAGCTGTGGCACTTGCAATGACTCTGCCGAACACAAACCTTCCGGAAATCGGCGGGATGGATGGCGGCAAGTTCCTGGTCATTTTTGCCGGCGGATTAATTGGTTTGATCATCATGCGTTTTGCTGCCAACCTGTTTGTGAAATTACTTCAATCAAGGCCAGGTCTCGAAATCGCCGCTTTTGCGATTGTGGGCTGGGTAGGAGTCAAGCTGGCTGTGCTCACATTGGGGCATAAGGATATTGGAATCATCTCCTACGAATTTGCCCATTCTGTAGAATGGAAACTGTTCTTCTACACAGTGCTCGTCGGCATTGCAGCAGCTGGCTGGTTCATGTCGAAGGAAAAAGAACAAGCACAGACTGCGGAAAAACATACGATGGATGTGCAATAA
- a CDS encoding FbpB family small basic protein, with protein MKKKKVSFEELLKENRRELLENQKLLEKIDERIEARRMGAENGNAS; from the coding sequence TTGAAAAAGAAAAAGGTGTCTTTTGAGGAATTGCTGAAAGAGAACAGGCGTGAGCTTTTGGAGAATCAGAAGCTGCTTGAAAAAATCGACGAGCGGATTGAAGCAAGACGCATGGGAGCTGAAAACGGAAACGCATCTTAA
- a CDS encoding transporter suffix domain-containing protein yields MQTTPAVKKPLLYKIGMFLIISSFIIWVTPLGIPFLPLSSKTKVISITSFLVLAEVTFWLGAIMVGKEVAGKIRKYFNPKNWRKKEKHENENEA; encoded by the coding sequence ATGCAAACCACACCAGCAGTAAAAAAGCCTTTATTATATAAAATCGGTATGTTTCTTATTATTTCATCCTTCATAATATGGGTGACACCACTTGGCATTCCTTTTCTTCCGCTATCCAGCAAGACGAAGGTCATCAGTATCACAAGCTTCCTGGTACTTGCTGAAGTTACCTTCTGGCTTGGAGCAATTATGGTCGGAAAGGAAGTGGCAGGTAAAATCAGAAAGTACTTTAACCCTAAAAATTGGAGAAAAAAAGAAAAACATGAGAACGAAAATGAAGCATAG